The Phycisphaeraceae bacterium genome contains the following window.
TGCTTGATGAGAATGCGGAAGCGGCCGAGCCCGATGGCGGTGGCGGCTTGCACGTACTCGAGTTGCTTGATCTTCATGACTTCGCCTCGAATGACGCGGCAGGTCCCGATCCAGAACGTGAGCCCGAAGGCGGCATAGACAGGCACGAGGGCCAGGCCCGGGCGTTCGGTCGGGTTGTCGAAGAGTTCGGCAAAGAGTGCGTTGCCTCGGACGATGTAGATGAGCACCGCGAGGAGCACGAGGTATGGAACAGAACTGAGGGTGGAGACGAGCCACATGACCAGATGGTCAACCCATCGGCCATAGAAACCGGCGAGGCCGCCGAGGATGGTGCCGATGGTGACCGACATCAGCGAGGCGATGAGTCCGACCTGAAACGCAATCTTGATGCTGTAGAAGGATCGGACCGCGACCGAGCGGCCCGATTCATCGGAGCCGAGAAACGTGCGGAATGAGTAGACAAGGCCGCCCCAGCCTGTGGGCATGGGCATGAGATCGAGAAGCGCGGCCTCGACACGGGGCATGGCTTGGGCGATGATCTTGTAGACTTCGGCATTCTCGAGTTGAAGATCGGCCAGCTCGGCTTCGAGTGAGGCACGCTCGTCGGGGTCTAACTCGTCGTCGAGCACGACCTCGATGTCGTTGATCTCGTAACGGATGTCCTCGCGCTCGAGCCAGGCGTCATCGAGCGTGTCAAAGTGCTCGCGCAGCTGCTGCCAGAGGCGGTCAACATCGGCGGGTGATGCGTTGACGATGGTGCGTTCGGCCAGGGCCACGGCTTCGATCCGTTGCGAGGCGTCGGGAGCTTGCGCAAGCCCGCCTGGCGCATTGAGCGATGGTTGTAGATGCTGGCGAACGTACCACGTCAGTTCGTCGAAGCGTTTTTCCTGATCGGGTTTCTGGAGGAAGCCGTAGGATCTCCCGGGCAGGACGCGCTGGTTGCAATCGCGCAGGTCGAGCACGCCGAAGAACACTGCAACTGCGACGAAGAAGTACAGACCGATCACCCCGAGCGCGACCATGGCGAGTTTGTTGCGGCGAAACTTTCGAGCGCCGCGGCTTTTGAAGAGTTTGACCATCATGAGAGCCTCACTCTCGGATCGACCAGCGCGTACAGCACGTCGGTCAGGATGATCGAAAGGATGAAGATGCCGGCGAAGACAGCGACGAAGGCCTGAATGACCGGGAAGTCGTCGGCGTTGATCGCGTTGATGAGTTCGGCACCCATGCCGGGGATCTTGAAGTACATTTCGAGCAGGATCGAGCCTGTGATGAGGAACGGCAGTGTCGCCATGATGCGCGTGATGATCGGGATCATCGCGTTCTTGAGCATGTGAACGAAGATCACCTTGGGTTTGCTGGCACCCTTGGCCACGGCGGTCACGATGTAGTCCTTGGTCGTCTCCTCGACCATGACGGCGCGATAGAAGCGGACATCGTACCCCATAGAGACAATAACGCCAATGATGACCGGCAGCATGCAGTACTTGACCCAGTTGCCCAGTGATGCGCCTTCGCTCAGGAAGGGCACCCATGGCGCGTATCCCGTGATTGCGAACGGGGTGTTGAACCCTCCAGGATCGAGGTTCGGCCAATATGCACCAAAGAACTGCCCGAAGATGATGTACACCAGGAAACTGATGCTCATGCCGAGCACGGCGATCACGACAAGTGTTCGATCGATCAACCTCCCTCGAAAGTACGCGGATATCAGTGAGACGACAATCGAGACCGACGCGCTGACGACAAGTGTCGGGAGCGTGATCGAGAGACTCGGCGGGATCGCCTTGCGGATGATGTCGCCGACGGACCGACCTTTCTGGCTCCAACTTTCCTCGGTGAAGTTCAGCGTGAAGGTCTTGCCGAGGAAGCGAACATACTGCACCAGCAGCGGGTCATTGAGCCTCATTTTTTCGCGGATGGCGTCGATCTCGGCCGGAGTTGGATTCTTGCTCAACTGCGACCGAACCGGATCGCGTGCATAGCGCAGCCCGATCATCAGCAGCAGAACGATGCTGAGATAGACGGGGATGTTGTACAAGATCTTGCGAACGATAAAAGCCCACATACGCGATGTACTCCGAGCCGAAGGAAGCGATCGGGGTTGATTCGAGTTTCCTGCCGATCTTTACCGTCGGGCGGGGTGCGCCATATCGACATCGAGATATTTGACGTAGGTGTAGAAGTCTTCGGTGGGCTTGAAGTTCTTGCACCAGGGTTGGATGAGGTACACGCGAGTTCGAGCGAGCGAGCCGCAGAACGGGGCGTCGTGAATCAGCATATCGCGCATCTGCTCGTACACCTTGGTCCGCTCGGGGCCGGGAGGCATCGTGCGGATTTGTTCGTAGAGTGCGTCGTACTCGGGGCGCGAGTAGTTGGAGTGGTTCGAGCCCGGCGAGGCGTTGGGGCTGTAGAAGAGCGCGAGGTTGTTCTCAGCGTCGGGATAGTCCGATCCCCACGCGAAACTGAACATGGGTGCCTGCCGCAGATCGACGGTTGACATCAGGTCGGTGAAGTTGAGATATCGCGGGTTGAGTCGGATGCCGACGAGGTCGAGGTTTCGCTGCATGAGTTCGACTATGCGCTGGCTCTCGGCACCTGAACTCGTGTAGAACTCGATGACGGGAAGATCGGTGACTTTCCCATTGACAACGGTGTACCCTGCTTCGCGCAGTTTCTGGCGAGCGAGCTCGTAGTTGGGTCCGCGTGTCGAGAAGGGCGCACGGTTGCCTTCGGTGCTGGGGAAGCCATCGAGACCTGGAGGGATCGGCCCGTCATAGGGCAGCGCCATGCCGAAGTAGAACGTCTCGTTCATTTCGTCCCAGTCCATGGCGAGATTGATCGCCTGGCGCAGGGCGCGTTTCTGATCGGTCAGTCCGCCGACGAGTTTGTCATCCATGTTGAATGAACGGAAGATGAAGTCGAGCAGCGGCACCTGAACAGCCCGAATGCCCTGTCGATCCCACTCGCGGCGAAGTTCCTTGGTGCGGCGGCTGAAGGCCTCTTCAAAGCCCGATTGGGGAACGGTTGTGAACTCCTTGAGGCCCGACTTGAACTCGAGCCACATGGGTTGGCTCTCGACGAAGAACGTGAACTCGAGTTTGTCGATGAACGGGATGCGTTGTCCGGCGGGCTGATGCAGGCCCAAGCGTTCATCCTCGGGCATCCACTCGCTCGGGTAGTAGGCTTCGCGATAGTTCGGGTTGCGGTGCATGGTCAGGCTGACATTGCGGCGCCAGTCTGATTCGTTGCGGAGAATGAATGGTCCGGTTCCGACGGGGCGACCGGCGAATGTCGAGCCATAGCGCTCGACCGCTTCGCGCGGGACGATGGAGAACTGGAACATGGCCAGGCGCCAGACGAACTGCTGGTTTGGTTCGTTGAGTTCAACTTCGAAGGTGTAGGTGCCGGTTTTGCGCAGGCCTTCGACATTGGCCTCATAGTCGAAACGCTCCTTGTTCTTGACCCGCTCGGCCTGCTTGTCCTTGTAGTCGTCGAACCCCTTGATCATGCCTTCGACGAGCCACCAGCTCTTGTATGTGTTTGCCGGATCGGCCAGTCGCTTCCATGAGTAGATAACGTCGTCGGCCACCATCTCGCGGCCCTTGCCACCAGGGAAGCAGGGGTCATCGTGGAAAAGAACGCCGGGAAGGAGTTCGAACTTCCACAGCCGACCGCCTTCGGTGACTTCGGGCATTTGCGTCAGGAGCAGTGGTTCGAGTTCGAGAGGACGCTTGAGGTACTTGTACTGGAGCAGAGTTTCGTAGAGGGCTGAAGCCGCGCGGTTTTCGTAGGTGGTGGAACCCATGATCGGGTCGAGCGTGCCCGGGCCATTGGTGGTCATCGGAATGCGGATGACCTTCTCCTGGGCGTGGGCATGCGGCGCGAACAATGCCAATGCGACAGCCAGGCATGTCAACAGCCATGCGGTGTGCGTTCGTGCGATCATGAGGCATCCTCCTTGTTCGATTGTGGTTGCAAGCCGATGCGGTGCATATGGCTTGCAAAACCCCAGCGGATCGATCCTAGCGACCGGCGAGCGCGTACGCCACGCGCACGGTTGAGCAATTGAATACCGTTCTGGGCGTGAGGTGCTGACAAGAATCCCGCTCAAATTTCTGCACTTGTGAGCGTGAGCCGAAAGGGGGCGCTGATGAAGACCGAACGAATGCGATGGACCGGACTCGTGGCACTGATCGGGGCGCTGGCTGTCGGTGGGTGCTCGTCATCGGGGCCCGCCAGACCGGCCATGATCTCGCATGTGGTGCTCATCGAACTGAGCGATCCGTCGCTGGCTGGCGCATTGATTGCCGATTGCGACCGGCATCTGACCGATATCAAAGAGGTCAGGTCGTATGCGAGTGGACAACACCTCGATACCGGGCGGGCGACGGTGCAGAGTGATTATGACGTGGGTTTGTATATCGGGTTTGACTCGGTCGAGGATTATGCGCGGTATGTGGAGCATCCGTTGCATGTGGAGTTGGTTGATCGCTGGCGGTCGCGCATCGCGCGGATGCGCGTGTACGACATCGGCGATCCGACGCCCTGAGTGGCGGGTGCTCCAGGAGAGAGCGGGAGGAAGCGGCTGATGAGTGCTCCGGCGTTTGATGCGGTCAGTGCGACGATGGTCAGGCGCGGGCAGCGCGAGTTGATCGCATTCGCGGGGTGCAACTACCTTGGGCTGGCGCACGAGCCGCGTGTCTTGCGGGCGGCAAGCGAAGCCATGGGACACTTTGGCCTGAGCACAAGCGCATCGCGCGAGACGAGCGGGAATACAGCGCTGCACGAACAGATGGAAGACCTGATCTGTGCAGTGCTCGGGGCTGAGCGCGCGCTGCTGGTGCCTGATGGATATACCGCCAATCTGGCTGCGATGCAGATGCTCGCTGCAGTGGGTGTTCGGACGGCCCTGGTTGATGAGCGATCGCACCGAAGTCTGCTTGATGCAGCGCGGTGCGCGGGAATGGACGTGCGGATGTTTCGCGGCGACAGGTTCGAAGAAGCGCAGCGCGAGATTCAAGCCACGACGACCGGGGATATTGCGATTCTGACTGATGGCGTGTTTGCCAGCGATGGGCGCATGGCGATGCTGCGGGCGTTTCACGAGAGCGGGCTCTATCTGGTGGTGGACGACTGCCATGCGTTTGGCGTGCTGGGGCCGGGCGGTGCGGGCACTTTGGCGCATCAGGGGTTGGGATTGCGCGAGCGGGTGGTGGTGACATCGACGCTGGCCAAGGGAATCGGGTGTGCGGGGGGGTTCGTGGCGGCGCGGGCGTCGCTGATTGATGTGGCGCGGGTCAGGGCCAGTGCGTACGTCTGCACGACGCCGGCCTCGCCGGTGCTGATTGCCGGGGCGATCGTGGCGCTGAGCATCGCGCGCGTTGATGATGCCCGTCATGAGCGGCTTCGGACGAATATTGAGCACGTCGAGAGCGTGCTGCGCGGGCTGGGCATCACGGTGAGGCGTGAACCGACACCGATTTTCGCGTTCACGATCGGGTCGGCCCAGCGCATGGAGCGGATTGAGCAAGTACTCGAAGCCGAGGGCGTGTTTGTGCCTGTGGTGACGTACCCGAGTGGGCCATCGCCGGTGTACTTTCGGTTGAGCGTGACAAGCGAGCACGAGGCGCACCACATCGACACTCTGGCCCGGGCACTGCAGCGGGCGCTGAGTGCGGGTGAAGATTTGAGCGTACCCTCTGTCCATGCGCGACACCGATCTGAGATCGATGCTTGATTTCGCTGTGGACGCCGCCAGGCAGGCCGGCGAGGTGACGCTGCGATATTTTCGACACGATGCGCTGGAAGTGACGGGCAAGGCGGACGGCACGTCCGTGACTCGCGCTGATCGCGAAGCCGAATCGCAGTTGCGAAGCCTGATCGAAACGCGGTTTCCCTCGCACAGCATCATGGGCGAAGAGCAGGGGCAGAGCGGCCACTCGAGCACGCGGTGGATTCTGGATCCGGTGGACGGGACATTTTCGTTTGTACGTGGTGTGCCGCTGTATGGCACGCTCGTAGGGCTTGAGCGCGATGGCGAGATGGTTCTCGGTGTGTTGTACATGCCGGCGCTTGATGAGCTGGTGTATGCAGCCCGAGGGCTTGGCGCCTGGCATCGCGTGGGACGTGTGACAGAGACTCGAGCGCGGGTTTCGAGCGTTGCATCGCTTGATGAGGCGCTGATGTGCACGACCTCGAGCGATTACTTTCGCAAGGCGGGAATCGCGGGCCTGCTGCCCGAACTGGCGGGGAAGTTCGGGCATAATCGCGGGTGGAGCGATTGCTATGCAGCGCTTCTGGTGGCGACCGGGCGGGCCGAAGCGGTGGTCGAGCCGTTGATTCATCCGTGGGATGTCGCAGCCATCAAGCCGATTATCGAAGAAGCGGGCGGTCGGTATTCAGACTGGTCGGGAGATGGGTCGATTCATCGGCCGACAGCGCTGATGTCGAACGGGCTGGTGCATGACGAGTTGATTGCGATGTTGCACGCCTCAGCAGCGGAGATTCAGTAATGCACAGGCCGGGCTCCAATCCTGCGGACATGCAGCCCGAGGACTTTATCTGTGATTTCTGCGGGATCGCGTGGGACGGCACGTTTGCGATGGTCGAGGGGCACCGGGGCAGTTTAATCTGCGGGCGATGTCTGACTGTGGCCTATACCGATATCGTGCTGGGTGATGTTGCGCAAAGGAATGAGACAAATGAGGAATCGACGTGCGTGATGTGCCTCGAAGCGAAGGCTGAGGGCATGTGGCAGAGCCCGGTTCTGGAAGAGGCCAAGGTGTGTCGCACATGCGTGAACCGCTCGGCGGGCAAGCTGCACAAGGACCCGGACTGGAACTGGTCCAAGCCTGTCTTGCCGAGGTAGGGCGGTTGTTTAGCGCCCGAGCAGTGTCAGGATTGATTCGAGCATGTCGCGGCTGGTGGTTTCATTGCCGCCGGGTTCGATGCGCACGCTGATGCGCGTGCCATTGGGTGAAAGAGATGATCCGACAATGATGCGCTTGAAGAGTCTTGAGTCGGGCGGGCGTGCGACGATGCGGGTGCGGTCGTTGGTGGCTTCGGAGGTGGTGATGGTGTAGCCGCGGTGTCGGAGCGTGCGTTCGGCTGCTGCACGAATCGATTGAGGCGGGATGGACTGTGGGAGTTCGGAGTGCAGCGTCTCGACCGCGTAGACGGCAAGAACGGGTTCCTGACCATGCCAGGCGTAGGTGGGATGGCGCTGTTGCGTGGTGCAGCCACTGATCAGGATCAGGACGAGGGCGGCGGGAATGGTTGTATGTCGGAGAGCCATCGGTGCATATCGAGTTCGGCCAAATCGATGTCAAGTCCTGACTCTTTGATGAGCGGTGGGAGAGAAGGGTCGAGCATCGGCGAAGGTTGCGCGGGTTTGTGGACTTTTGCGGGCTCTGGAGTTGGAATGGGCGGGGGTGGCGGTGGCGGCGAAGGTGGGTGATCGACCGGTGCGCCGAGGCCGAAGTGCTTCATCCAGTAGGCCAAATCTGACCTGTTCAGGGGAGTACTTTGCGCAAACGCTGGGAGTTCCGGCTTACGGGCCCGATCGTGGTCCGCAGTGAGGTGCCTTAGAAAGGTGGAGGCTTGGAGCGGGCGTCCCCCCCATTTTCGGGCAGATCGGATCAGGCGGCGGTCTGAACTCACCATGGTGATCGAGGAAGATCCCTGATGGTGGAGGAGGAGTTCTTCGATCAGGTCGTCGGCTTCCTGCCCGGGGCGGGAAAAGACGAGACGGACAGAGTCGAGGCTGATGGAGGTGGTGCGGCCTGAGGCGGCGATGGCTTGATTGGGGCGGGTCTGCGAGGCGAGGGGGCCATCGCAGACAAGGACGGTTGACTCGTTGCGATACCTGCTGGTCTTGAGGAGTCGGACCAGGTCGAGGAGTTCGGGAGCGGCCAAGTGAGGCGGGAGGACGCCTTGGACGTTGAGGACGTTGTAGGCGTCGATGATGAGCATGGGGCGGGAAAGCGTATGGCGGGTTGATCGGCGGACTTTGGTGCCCTTTACTTACGCCCGGTCCCGGAGGATCGGGAGGGAGCGCGGGTCGCTCTTGAGCGGTGGGCATTGACTGGTCAGAGGAAGTGGAAGCATGGCGATTCGGATCAAGTCTCGGGGCGGGGAGAGCGTCGAGCAGATGATGCGTCGATTCAAGAAGTTGTGCGAGAAGGAAGGCCTGACGAAGGACATCAAGCGCAAAGAGTACTACGAGAAGCCTTCGGAGCGCAAGCGGCGTGCGCGTCGCAAGAGCGACAACCGTCGGATCCGTTTCGACGAGTAGGCTTCTGAATCTGGTGCGCGAGCGATCACCGACTTCTTGGCGGTTGCGTGCGCGGGCTCTTGCGCCTGCAGCAGACGTACCGATAAATGATTGAGACGATTTGGCGGTGGAAAGTGAGCGGGTGCTCACTTGGTGTGCTATTGTATCGACCCTCCTCGTGCTGCATATTCTGGCGACTGTTGGGGGAGGGGCCGGCCGGTGCAGGTCGGCGGGAAACAAGGGACAAATCAAGAGGAAGGATCGATGACGATGGTTTGCTCACTCATTCCGACGTTTGGATCGATCGCGGACATGCCACCGACGTTCTGGCTTGCGCCGGCGGGGGGCATTGCGGCTTTGATCATGGCATTCATGTTCTCGCGGACGGTGATGGGCCGGAGCGAGGGCGACGACGAGATGATCCGGATTGCGCAGGCGGTGCGTGACGGTGCGATGGCGTACCTGAAACGGCAGTACCGGGTTGTTGCGATCGTGTTTGTGCTGCTGGTCGCGTTCCTGGCGGGCATGTGGGCTCTGAAACTTCAGGATGGGCTGACGCTGATCGGCGTTCCGGTCGCGGGGCTGCTCTCGGGGTTGTGCGGGTGGTTCGGGATGAAGATGGCGACCAACGCCAGTGCCCGGACGGCGCACGCTGCCAAGACATCGCTCAATGACGGGCTGACGGTTGCGTTCCGATCGGGAGCGGTGATGGGTCTGGTGGTGGTGGGGTTTGCGATTCTGGACGTGAGTGCGTGGTTCTTCATTCTCAACGGTTTTACTGAGATGAGGATCGAGATCATCACGACCGTGATGCTTAGTTACGGGATGGGGGCTTCGACACAGGCGTTGTTTGCTCGCGTGGGCGGCGGCATTTATACCAAGGCTGCGGACGTGGGGGCGGACCTGGTGGGCAAGGTCGAGGCGGGTATTCCGGAAGACGACGCGCGCAACCCGGCGACGATCGCGGACAATGTCGGCGACAACGTGGGCGACGTGGCGGGCATGGGTGCGGACTTGTATGAGTCGTATTACGGTTCGATTCTGGCGACCATGGCACTTGGTGCTGCGGCTGCGATGAGCCTGTTCGGGATTACCGGGTCGGAATCGATGGGCCTTGGAATGGCGCTTGCTGCTGCCCCGCTCGGGCTTGCGGGCGTCGGGATCTTCTGCTCGATTCTTGGCGTGTTCACAGTGAAGGCGAAAGAGAACGCCTCGTTTGCTGAGCTGCTCAAGAGTCTGCACAAGGGCGTGTGGATTGCTTCGGCGCTGATCATCGTGGCTGCGGGCGCGCTGTTCTACTTCGTGCTGGGCAAGGCAGGGGCTGACGGTGGTGCGCTCGAAGGCATTACGACGTGGTGGCGCGTGTGGCTGGCGATTGTGGTCGGTCTGGTTGCGGGTAATGTGATCGCAGTGGCGACGGAGTATTACACGAGCTATGAGCACCGTCCGACGCAGCGGATTGCTGAGCAGGCACTGACCGGGCCGGCGACAGTGATTATCGCGGGCATTGCTGAAGGGATGAAGTCGACCTGGGCATCGCTGGTGACGGTGGTCGCGGCGATCATCGCGGCGTTCGTGCTGGCGGGCGGCAACGAGAGTTTCCTGATGGGTCTGTATGGCGTGGGCATTGCGGCGGTGGGCATGCTGAGCACGCTTGGCATCACGCTGGCGACGGATGCGTATGGCCCGATCGCGGACAACGCGGGCGGGAACGCCGAGATGACCAGTCAGCCCCCGCATGTGCGTGAGCGGACGGACATGCTCGACTCGCTGGGCAACACGACCGCAGCGACGGGCAAGGGCTTTGCGATTGGTTCTGCGGCCTTGACGGCTTTGGCGCTGTTCGCGGCGTACATCCAGATCGTTCAGACACAGATCACGACGCAATCGGTGGCGTTCATCGACAAGGGTTCGTATGTGGCTCCTGCGGGTGCGACCGACGGCTTGTTCGCGGTGTATGAAGGCTACGGCAAGTTTGCGGTGGTCTCGGAGAGCGGCGCAGGGCGTGAGGTGGACGGCGCGATGGTACTGGACATCAAGGGTGCTTCGCGTCGGCCGAACTTTGAGAAGGGCAAGACCTTCCCGATCGAACGTGATGGGCGCGATGCGTATCAGATCCACGGCACGGCGATGAACCTGGACGATCAAGTCGAAGCATGGACGATGCACCTTGCCTCGTCGCGAAATGGTTCGATCAAGGATGTGCTGAGGTTTTACGACGTGACGATTGCCAATCCGAGGCTGCTCGGCGGAATCTTCATCGGGGTGCTGCTGGCGTTCCTGTTCTGTGCCCTGACGATGAGTGCGGTGGGCCGTGCGGCGTATGCGATGATGGGCGAGTGCCGCAGGCAGTTTGGGAAGATGCGTGCTGCCTTCAGGGCCAAGGGCATGAGCGAAGAGCAGATCTCGAACCCCGAGGCCTGGCCCAAGCAGGTTGAGTTTGAGGGGCAGCAGTATCCGGACTATGCCCGTTGCGTGTCGATTTCGACAGCTGGTGCGCAGAAGGAAATGATCGTGCCGGCAGCGCTGGCGATCTTTGTGCCGATCGCGGTGGGTTTGGTCTTGAGCGTGCCGGGGGTGATGGGTCTGCTTGCGGGCGGGCTGACGAGCGGCTTTGCAGTGGCGGTGTTCATGGCCAACGCGGGCGGCGCGTGGGATAACGCGAAGAAGCTGCTTGAGTCGTACGGGCGCATCACGGCGGATCAGTTCCTCGAGCACGCGGAAATCAGGTCGAAGATTCCCGAGGCAGTGCGTGGGGCGGTTGCAGCGCGTGCGGCCGAGTACAAGGCAGCGGGTAACGGCTCGAAGTACGTCTATGGCAAGGGATCGGATGACCACAAGGCGACTGTTGTTGGTGACACGGTGGGCGATCCGTTCAAGGACACTTCGGGGCCTTCGCTCAACATCCTGATCAAATTGATCTCGATTGTGTCGGTGGTGTTTGCGGGGCTGATCGTGGCGTATGGGCCGGTGATCGGCGGGTTGATCGGGCTGACGTAAGCCGTCGATCGATATGACCAAAGTTCGCCATCGGGCCCGGAAGCACTCCGGGCCCGTTTTATTGTGCAGTGGGGCCTGAACCTGGTTGATGCGAGCCTCGAAGCAGGATCAGGATTGGGTTTCAGGTGCGATGCGTTTGTGGAAGCACGTGATGGAACAGACGGCGGTGAAGCCGAGCGCCTGGTGCGCGGCGATGCTCTGGGCATTGTCGATTTCCGAGTCCGAGGCGAACTCGGTGCATCCTTGCGAGACGGCCCAGCGTTCGGCCTCAATGAGCAGCGCGCGGCCTACGCCTCTGTGGTGCCATGCAGGCTCGACATACCAGCCCTCCAGATATGCGACCGGAGAGGAATGGCAACCTTCGGCATAGTCACGAAGCGAGACTTCAGCAAAACCGATGGGCTCGCTGCCGTTGTGTTCGCGTGCGACGAGAACCTGGTGGGGCAGGCCCTGGATGGTGCCAGAGTCAAAGTAGGTGCGTGTGAATGACTCGATATCATCCGTGAACCATGAGGGTCCCATGGCGCGGCGCATGCGGATCCAGGCGGGCTGATCGGCGACGGTGATGGGTGCGACGAGAAAGGTCATGACGATCTTGCGGCGTTGCGCCTGCGGGCAACGCACTGTCGGATGTTCAATAGTTGGGCGTTGGCGCGCGGAAGTCGTCGAAGCGAATGGACTTGAAGTAGTCGATGGTCCTGGCGAGCCCTTCATTGAGTTGGATCTTCGGCTCCCAGTTCAGGCGTGAGCGCGCCAGCGTGATATCGGGCTGACGCTGGCGTGGATCATCCGCGGGAAGGGCGAGGTGTTCGAGCGGGAGGTCTTCGCGGCCGGTGAGTTTGAGGATGAGTTGCGCGAGTTGGAGGATGGTGAATTCGTTGGGATTGCCGATGTTGACGGGTCCGGGGAAGTCGTCGGGGCCGTTCATCATGCGGATGAGGCCTTCGATCATGTCGTCAACATAGCAGAATGAACGGCTTTGTGATCCGTCGCCGAACATGGTGAGTTTGGAAGAGTGAAGTGCCTGACGGATGAAGTTTGAGACGACGCGGCCGTCGAACGGGTGCATGCGTGGGCCGTAGGTGTTGAAGATGCGCACGACGCGGATGTTGACGCGGTTGGCGCGGTGATAGTCGAAGAAGAGAGTTTCGGCGGCGCGCTTTCCTTCGTCGTAGCAGGCGCGTGGGCCGATGGGGTTGACATTGCCGCGATAGGACTCGGGCTGGGGATGAATATCGGGATCGCCATAGACCTCACTGGTGGATGCCTGGAGAACTTTGGCGCGACAGCGTTTGGCCATGCCGAGGATATTGATTGCGCCCATGACAGAGGTTTTCATGGTTTTGATGGGGTTGTATTGATAGTGCCCTGGTGCGGCGGGGCATGCGAGGTTGTAGATCTCGTCGACTTCGAGCCAGAGCGGGTGTGTGACGTCATGGCGGATGAGTTCGAAGTTTGAGTGATCGAGCAGGTGTTCAACGTTCGATTTCTGGCTTGTGAAGAAGTTGTCGAGGCAGATGACGTCGTGTCCCTGCTGCACGAGCCGGTCGCAGAGGTGCGAGCCGAGAAAACCCGCGCCGCCGGTCACGAGGATGCGTTTGAGACTCACGATGCGGCTCCATCATTCCATGTGTGCTGGTGTTCGGCGAGGTATTGGACATAGGAACGCATGGCTGCGAGAGGCTCGTGTGCGG
Protein-coding sequences here:
- a CDS encoding ABC transporter permease, with product MMVKLFKSRGARKFRRNKLAMVALGVIGLYFFVAVAVFFGVLDLRDCNQRVLPGRSYGFLQKPDQEKRFDELTWYVRQHLQPSLNAPGGLAQAPDASQRIEAVALAERTIVNASPADVDRLWQQLREHFDTLDDAWLEREDIRYEINDIEVVLDDELDPDERASLEAELADLQLENAEVYKIIAQAMPRVEAALLDLMPMPTGWGGLVYSFRTFLGSDESGRSVAVRSFYSIKIAFQVGLIASLMSVTIGTILGGLAGFYGRWVDHLVMWLVSTLSSVPYLVLLAVLIYIVRGNALFAELFDNPTERPGLALVPVYAAFGLTFWIGTCRVIRGEVMKIKQLEYVQAATAIGLGRFRILIKHVIPNTSHIMFINFSLIFIGAIKSEVILSFLGLGVKGQPSWGILISLGREDVQNFFFWTVLTATVLMFGLVLAFNIVSDALQDAFDPKHV
- a CDS encoding ABC transporter permease codes for the protein MWAFIVRKILYNIPVYLSIVLLLMIGLRYARDPVRSQLSKNPTPAEIDAIREKMRLNDPLLVQYVRFLGKTFTLNFTEESWSQKGRSVGDIIRKAIPPSLSITLPTLVVSASVSIVVSLISAYFRGRLIDRTLVVIAVLGMSISFLVYIIFGQFFGAYWPNLDPGGFNTPFAITGYAPWVPFLSEGASLGNWVKYCMLPVIIGVIVSMGYDVRFYRAVMVEETTKDYIVTAVAKGASKPKVIFVHMLKNAMIPIITRIMATLPFLITGSILLEMYFKIPGMGAELINAINADDFPVIQAFVAVFAGIFILSIILTDVLYALVDPRVRLS
- a CDS encoding Dabb family protein — its product is MKTERMRWTGLVALIGALAVGGCSSSGPARPAMISHVVLIELSDPSLAGALIADCDRHLTDIKEVRSYASGQHLDTGRATVQSDYDVGLYIGFDSVEDYARYVEHPLHVELVDRWRSRIARMRVYDIGDPTP
- a CDS encoding pyridoxal phosphate-dependent aminotransferase family protein; this encodes MSAPAFDAVSATMVRRGQRELIAFAGCNYLGLAHEPRVLRAASEAMGHFGLSTSASRETSGNTALHEQMEDLICAVLGAERALLVPDGYTANLAAMQMLAAVGVRTALVDERSHRSLLDAARCAGMDVRMFRGDRFEEAQREIQATTTGDIAILTDGVFASDGRMAMLRAFHESGLYLVVDDCHAFGVLGPGGAGTLAHQGLGLRERVVVTSTLAKGIGCAGGFVAARASLIDVARVRASAYVCTTPASPVLIAGAIVALSIARVDDARHERLRTNIEHVESVLRGLGITVRREPTPIFAFTIGSAQRMERIEQVLEAEGVFVPVVTYPSGPSPVYFRLSVTSEHEAHHIDTLARALQRALSAGEDLSVPSVHARHRSEIDA
- a CDS encoding DUF3568 family protein — translated: MALRHTTIPAALVLILISGCTTQQRHPTYAWHGQEPVLAVYAVETLHSELPQSIPPQSIRAAAERTLRHRGYTITTSEATNDRTRIVARPPDSRLFKRIIVGSSLSPNGTRISVRIEPGGNETTSRDMLESILTLLGR
- a CDS encoding NYN domain-containing protein, which encodes MLIIDAYNVLNVQGVLPPHLAAPELLDLVRLLKTSRYRNESTVLVCDGPLASQTRPNQAIAASGRTTSISLDSVRLVFSRPGQEADDLIEELLLHHQGSSSITMVSSDRRLIRSARKWGGRPLQASTFLRHLTADHDRARKPELPAFAQSTPLNRSDLAYWMKHFGLGAPVDHPPSPPPPPPPIPTPEPAKVHKPAQPSPMLDPSLPPLIKESGLDIDLAELDMHRWLSDIQPFPPPSS
- the rpsU gene encoding 30S ribosomal protein S21, coding for MAIRIKSRGGESVEQMMRRFKKLCEKEGLTKDIKRKEYYEKPSERKRRARRKSDNRRIRFDE
- a CDS encoding sodium-translocating pyrophosphatase — translated: MVCSLIPTFGSIADMPPTFWLAPAGGIAALIMAFMFSRTVMGRSEGDDEMIRIAQAVRDGAMAYLKRQYRVVAIVFVLLVAFLAGMWALKLQDGLTLIGVPVAGLLSGLCGWFGMKMATNASARTAHAAKTSLNDGLTVAFRSGAVMGLVVVGFAILDVSAWFFILNGFTEMRIEIITTVMLSYGMGASTQALFARVGGGIYTKAADVGADLVGKVEAGIPEDDARNPATIADNVGDNVGDVAGMGADLYESYYGSILATMALGAAAAMSLFGITGSESMGLGMALAAAPLGLAGVGIFCSILGVFTVKAKENASFAELLKSLHKGVWIASALIIVAAGALFYFVLGKAGADGGALEGITTWWRVWLAIVVGLVAGNVIAVATEYYTSYEHRPTQRIAEQALTGPATVIIAGIAEGMKSTWASLVTVVAAIIAAFVLAGGNESFLMGLYGVGIAAVGMLSTLGITLATDAYGPIADNAGGNAEMTSQPPHVRERTDMLDSLGNTTAATGKGFAIGSAALTALALFAAYIQIVQTQITTQSVAFIDKGSYVAPAGATDGLFAVYEGYGKFAVVSESGAGREVDGAMVLDIKGASRRPNFEKGKTFPIERDGRDAYQIHGTAMNLDDQVEAWTMHLASSRNGSIKDVLRFYDVTIANPRLLGGIFIGVLLAFLFCALTMSAVGRAAYAMMGECRRQFGKMRAAFRAKGMSEEQISNPEAWPKQVEFEGQQYPDYARCVSISTAGAQKEMIVPAALAIFVPIAVGLVLSVPGVMGLLAGGLTSGFAVAVFMANAGGAWDNAKKLLESYGRITADQFLEHAEIRSKIPEAVRGAVAARAAEYKAAGNGSKYVYGKGSDDHKATVVGDTVGDPFKDTSGPSLNILIKLISIVSVVFAGLIVAYGPVIGGLIGLT